From the genome of Notolabrus celidotus isolate fNotCel1 unplaced genomic scaffold, fNotCel1.pri scaffold_300_arrow_ctg1, whole genome shotgun sequence:
ttcagcccgaaAAGTTAAAAttgactatttttagataacttttgtcattcaacttttttagttgcattttttcagtatttctttgttcaccataagttgacaaattatatataagttatacaaaaccaacaaaagaagaaaaaataaaaaaatacaaaataatatgaaggaataataataattaatattacaaacaaaagggaagataaacataagaaaaacaggtaaataaacaaaaataaataattataataaatatttttagataacttaaaaaaaaaaaccattctggaagacatctcacgaccccccggggggtcccgacccccactttgggaacccctgcttcaGGGTCATGATTTTGAAGAATTCTTAGATCCAAAAATATTAAACTGCTGCTTATCTAGATCTTCACTGATCACAGTAACAAGCTCTGCCtcgttattatttataatttacctgaatttaaaaatattaaaacagtctTAAAAGTTTGATATTGACAAccgaagcagaaaaaaaagactctAGATGTAGTATCTGAATTTTACTTTGACCTTACCTGACCAGGTGAGCGATGTCCCAGTTGGTCTCAGAAGACAGAGGTCCAATAATCTCCACGCCCTCCTCTGTTACTATGGCGATCTCgtgctacaacaacaaaacaacaatactcTTTTAATGTGAACTACGCTTCAGGACCCTGGATCATGTGACTCTCTGCACAGAGGGGTCAAAGTGCACTCACCCTGTTGTAGGAGCGAGCGTCTCTGTAGTACAGCACTTTGAGGCAGCGCTCCACCAGCTCCCGGGCCTCCTGTTTGGTGATCTCCACTTTGTTCTCCACCACCTCCCTCATCAGGGgctgaacacagagagagaaggtataacacacacacacacacacacacacacacacacttacagttAAACTTTCCTAAGGcatttctcttgatttagcaacttgtaacagtagtcttctctcagcccaccgtgaatgcgtctctcctcccggtgttctggttttaaaagtgaccctgtaaactggagaccttcagctgaacgtgtcagtgtttgtggagtttacacagctgttgaaacacagagggagttcctgggaatgcaaactagtttagtttttattaagatttcaaaatatcctcatcagatatttaatgatggtctaaagacgtttatgagggatgcatccggctgagagtctccagttaacagggtcgccgtttaaaccaaaacaccggccgatctctgcgatcacggctttttgagttcaaaaggattttaaagccgtgttgaaacgtctttgctactcgcgcttatctatTATTTTCTTCAACAGGATCCGGGTCaactctttagtttttttttttttgtcaatttcttTTAGTCAAATTTTTTggtcaaatgtatttaaaaaaaaaaaaaaaaaaattattttttcaaaaaaaaattcaattttttttttcaatttttgtcAAAATAAATTTTGTCccaaaaaaatttcaaaaaaatgttttagtcaaatttttttttttaatttttttaaatttttttttttttttttaaatttttccaaaaaccattcacagtcactgttttttccatctgtaatgaatggcattcctctttgttttactgccctctactggtctggtggtgtagtgcatttacttttttttctccatagtcactagaccccgggactcttggtccaaatcCACCTCCACATTTCAACTTATGCCTTTAAACCCTGCAGTTTGAATTGGGACCTTCGGGAGGACTTATTCTCTCACCTGAGCCAGGTACGCTCCGAAGCCTGTAGCCACGGTGGGAGCCTCATAAGCCACGCCCAGCTTGTCCACATAACCGAGGAAACTAGCGAGaggagggaacacagagagaggaggttaACGCTGgcaggaggtgaggagaggagaagaagaagaagaagaggacacaGGAGGCAGCCGTCACNNNNNNNNNNNNNNNNNNNNNNNNNNNNNNNNNNNNNNNNNNNNNNNNNNNNNNNNNNNNNNNNNNNNNNNNNNNNNNNNNNNNNNNNNNNNNNNNNNNNNNNNNNNNNNNNNNNNNNNNNNNNNNNNNNNNNNNNNNNNNNNNNNNNNNNNNNNNNNNNNNNNNNNNNNNNNNNNNNNNNNNNNNNNNNNNNNNNNNNNNNNNNNNNNNNNNNNNNNNNNNNNNNNNNNNNNNNNNNNNNNNNNNNNNNNNNNNNNNNNNNNNNNNNNNNNNNNNNNNNNNNNNNNNNNNNNNNNNNNNNNNNNNNNNNNNNNNNNNNNNNNNNNNNNNNNNNNNNNNNNNNNNNNNNNNNNNNNNNNNNNNNNNNNNNNNNNNNNNNNNNNNNNNNNNNNNNNNNNNNNNNNNNNNNNNNNNNNNNNNNNNNNNNNNNNNNNNNNNNNNNNNNNNNNNNNNNNNNNNNNNNNNNNNNNNNNNNNNNNNNNNNNNNNNNNNNNNNNNNNCTCACCTTCAGATCTGCTCCGTCGCTCTCTGCTTTAGAGATCACCGGCGTTTGGCCTTGatgactttgtgtgttttggccGTACCTCCTGCATGCAGACGACCACACTCAGCTGATCAATATTCCACTCTAACACTCAGAGGGTTCAAACCCTGTGTGCACTCtctgaccgtgtgtgtgtgtgtgtgtgtgtgtacctgcgagGGCTGCAGAGGTGACAAGCTCTGCCTGGCTGCAGCGAGGGTTCACGATGTGCGCCTGGATCAGGTACCGGGCGATCTCCACCACCGTGTCAAACGAACGCTTCAGGATCTTCTGGGCCCAATCGCAGATCAGCTCGCACGCCGCctctgtcacttcctgtttgtacgTCTGGACCAGCTCGGTCAGTTCGGCCTGGAGACGGATGAACAGTCAGAGGGTCTAGTTTCATATGAACAAGGTGAATACTTTATAATAAGCCAGTCagcgtgtgtgtggtgtgtgtgtgtaccggTCGTTCTTCAGGTCCAGTTGGGCAGTAGAGGCATGTTGAGAACGGTCTTCCTCTGATGCCAGCTGTAACAGTACGTATCGCCATGACAGGTtagggaatcaaaccagcgaaCACCGACAAGCAAGACTCAGAAAATAAACACGACCATGAGAAAAAATGTTCAGAGGAATAATCTGTGCATCCATTAATCTGCATTCACAGACCAGGATTAACTACAAGGAGGAATAacttttcaaagtaaaggtcctgttttgaccaagagttccggggtcagaactacttcaccctgaactaaaaggttcctggtcccccattgttgtctgtgttttcgaCCGCGGgcctgaagtcccgggtagattgtgtaaatcaggccagcactacaccaccagaccagtagagggcagtaacacaaagaggaatgccattcatcacagatgggacaaacaatgactgtgaatgatttttggaaaaaattgaaaaaataaaaaaattggaaaaataaaaaacatttcacaaaaaaaatttgacaaaaaaatgttgactaAAAAATTTTTGActaaaaaaatttgacaaaaaaatgttttgacaaaaaaaattcgacaaaataacaaatttgaaagaataaattgaaaaaaaaaaaattgacaaaaaaaattgacaaaaaaaaattgacaaaagagTTGACCCGGAGcatgttgaaaaaataatagataagcgcgagtagcaaagacgtttcaacacggctttaaaatccttttgaactcaaaaagccgtgatcgcagagatcggccggtgttttggtttacacggcgaccctgttaactggagactctcagccggatgcatccctcataaacgtctttagaccatcattaaatatctgatgaggatattttgaaatcttaataaaaactaactagttgcattcccaggaactccctctgtgttcaacagctgtgtaaactccacaaacactgaccgttcagctgaaggtctccagtttacagggtcacttttaaaagcgaacaccgggaggagagacgcattcacggtgggctgagagaagactactgttacaagctgctaaatcaagagaatcacagcttcttcttttgaaaagtacacacacatacaaaaaagatagaacaaataaaaactaatgaaagaaagagaaatcaagagaatcacagatgtgtgtgatgttagggagggaggatggagggaggaataaaaacactgaggttaatctaccaatcagacacgttcagcattgcaattgtgtaaatcaggccggTGACttatggaaaaaacaaaaaggaaatgcaCCAGTAGAGGGaagtaaaacagataaaaatgccattcatcactgATGGAAagaacaatgactgtgaatggttttttaaaaaaaaaaaaaaaaaaaaaaattgaaaaaaaaaataaaaaaaaaaaaataaaaaaaaaaaaaaaaaaaaaaaaaaaaaaaaaattgaaaaaaaaaaatgtgtaaaaaaagatttgacaaaaataaaatttgataaaaaatagtgaaaaaaaaaattgacaaaaaaaaaaagtgaaaaaaaaaattgacgttcagctgaaggtctccagtttacagggtcacttttaaaagcggaacaccgggaggagagacgcattcacagtgggctgagagaagactactgttacaagctgctaaatcaagagaatcacagcttcttcttttgaaaagtactaccccccaggGGTAGTACtgaactacccctgaactaaatttagaccctgggtccatgGGTCCAAACGCCCCTCACATTAGTCTTTCTACAGTTAAAGGATATTTGGACTGTCCTCTGCCGCCGAGCCGTCGAGCCTTGATGTTGGGGAAAATGTCTCTGATGATCTTCCCGAAGTTTGCGGCGCTGAGAGGACGATGCTGCAGGTTCTCACAGTAtctcctgaaacacagagacgggaggagggtcagaggtcacatgaCCAataacacgtgtgtgtgtgtgtgtttttaagtgtgtgtgtgtttcctgactTGTATGTCTCGTAGACGTCTTGTTTGGGCAGGCAGGTGTCAGAATGCTCCTCCAGGTGACTTCGGATCCAGTTACACGTGTGAAGCTGGTCGGCTGTGTTGAACGAACTGGAGTCCCcaccactacacacacacacacacacacacacacacacacacacacacacacacacacacagagagttagtgactttgaaacacacacacagctacagaaAAGGTGTCAGACAGCTGAGCAGGTGAGACCTCTTGTCTCCGGAGCTGGGTCCTGAGGGCAGCTGGAGGTACAGGTACAGCTTGTCGTTGTCAGAGAAACGCTGAACTTCTTGctgtttgaagaagaagagaagaagaagaagtcacaCCTGAGACCTGAGGGGGGAGGGGCTTAATGTCACCTGTACACTACTTCAGAAAGTCAGCGTTCGGTTCTTACCAGGATCTGATCCACTTTGGTCTGAACACTCTTCCTGTGAGAACAAAGAACACGACCGTCTGAGAGAAATGATTCACTTTGTtttcaagatttaaaaaaaaaagaacaaccagATTCAGCGAACGACTTACGAGATGTTGCTCTTGAGGTTTTTGCAGCAGCATGCTGGGCTCCGTGTCGCCCTCCCCCCGCCTCCAGACCCGCCTCCCCCCGCCGGAGGCGTCCGACAGCTGGTGCCTCTGGTCCTCCGACATCTGGACCAGCTAACCCGAGCTGAGAAGGAACATCTGAGGAGGACACGAGGACCACAAGTCTCTTAGAATGATGTTATTTAAActaagctctgtgattggaggAAAACTGGGACTGCTGATGAATTTTGAAGGACGGTCTGTGGATGGAAGCATGGAAGTCGCAGGTTCAACTACCGGCTGctgtcatttcctgtctctctttggctgtCCCATcaaaataaaggcgaaaaaaagcccaaaaaaataactttaagaaagaaagaaggatggtTTGTTTactccctgtcaaataaacattgaaacattgtaacattgaatcattgtaacattgaaacactgtaacaatgtaacattgtaacaatgtaacaatgTAAAATTGAAACactgtaacaatgtaacattgtaacaatgtaacattgaaacattataacattgaaacactgtaacaatgtaacattgaaaccctgtaacaatgtaacattgaaacattgtaacaatgtaacattgaaacactgtaacattgtaacactgtaacattgaaacactgtaacaatgtaacattgaaaccctgtaacaatgtaacattgtaacaatgtaacattgaaacactgtaacattgaaacactgtaacattgtaacactgtaacattgaaacactgtaacattgaaacactgtaacaatgtaacattgaaaccctgtaacaatgtaacattgtaacaatgtaacattgaaacactgtaacattgtaacactgtaacattgaaacactgtaacactgtaacattgtaacaatgtaacattgaaacactgtaacattgaaacactgtaacaatgtaacattgaaaccctgtaacaatgtaacattgtaacaatgtaacattgaaaccctgtaacaatgtaacaatgtaacattgaaacactgtaacattgaaacactgtaacaatgtaacattgaaaccctgtaacaatgtaacattgtaacaatgtaacattgaaacactgtaacattgaaacactgtaacattgtaacactgtaacattgaaacactgtaacattgaaacactgtaacattgtaacaatgtaacattgaaacactgtaacaatgtaacattgtaacaatgtaacattgtaacactgtaacattgtaacaatgtaacattgaaacactgtaacattgaaacactgtaacactgtaacattgaaacactgtaacattgtaacactgtaacaatgtaacattgtaacaatgtaacattgtaacaatgtaacattgtaacactgtaacattgtaacaatgtaacattgaaacactgtaacaatgtaacaatgtaacattgaaacactgtaacaatgtaacattgtaacactgttacattgtaacactgtaacattgtaacactgtaacattgtaacactgtaacaatgtaacaatgtaacaatgtaacattgtaacactgtaacaatgtaacattgtaacaatgtaacattgtaacattgtaacattgttactactactactaccggAGAAGGCAAGACTCTGTgggaacaacacacacaaccaccgcctcacacactccaacacacactcacacacacaccggctAACGCGGAGAGGATGAAGCTAACACAGGGCAGAGGCCGAGCTGTGACAGCCGCCCTCCTCGCTCCATGTCCGGCTGTGTGCCGTGTTTACAGCCGGTGGTCATGTGGCTGCCatttactacacacacacacacacacacacacacaccgacccCGCTCTACATGCTGAGCTAACAGGCACTAGCTTACATACAGACTCTCTGTAGCATCATCAGGATTAATAACAGACATATTTAACATTAGTGAGTCTCAGAGTGGAGGAATAATCTGATCCACTTTAATGAGAATCTCCCAGTTAAGCTAGCTTTTACATTTCCCGCGCTCTGAAACAGCTAATgctgctagctagctaactgtCAACGGTTAGCTTGTTAGCCTAGCCAGCTGCTACAGCTAGCTC
Proteins encoded in this window:
- the LOC117809475 gene encoding DNA-binding protein RFX5-like produces the protein MTTGCKHGTQPDMERGGRLSQLGLCPVCSFSARVSWSRCRRTRGTSCRTPPAGGGGSGGGGRATRSPACCCKNLKSNISKSVQTKVDQILQEVQRFSDNDKLYLYLQLPSGPSSGDKSGGDSSSFNTADQLHTCNWIRSHLEEHSDTCLPKQDVYETYKRYCENLQHRPLSAANFGKIIRDIFPNIKARRLGGRGQSKYPLTVERLM
- the LOC117809474 gene encoding proteasome subunit beta type-7-like — translated: MAIRTVTAGIRGRPFSTCLYCPTGPEERPAELTELVQTYKQEVTEAACELICDWAQKILKRSFDTVVEIARYLIQAHIVNPRCSQAELVTSAALAVSVFPPLASFLGYVDKLGVAYEAPTVATGFGAYLAQPLMREVVENKVEITKQEARELVERCLKVLYYRDARSYNRHEIAIVTEEGVEIIGPLSSETNWDIAHLVSGFE